One region of Mycolicibacterium rhodesiae NBB3 genomic DNA includes:
- a CDS encoding CPBP family intramembrane glutamic endopeptidase → MTGGPDELTDPQRRALRIEIAVVLAVTFGLSAYTALLNLTEAVLLGLSGQVVALNPRRSPFDLIDLGLNLAWVFQLLAWGALGVYLLWRSGFGPSQIGLGRFRWRPDLLGGLGLAAVIGLPGLAFYLLSRMLGMNASVEPAELYDTWWRIPVLLLVAFANGWAEEVIVVGFLFTRFRQLRISPAAAVILTSALRGLYHLYQGFGAGLGNLAMGLVFGYVYLRTGRLWPLIVAHAVIDAVAFVGYALAAGHLNWLQ, encoded by the coding sequence GTGACCGGCGGCCCTGACGAACTGACCGATCCACAGCGTCGTGCGCTGCGCATCGAGATCGCGGTCGTACTGGCCGTCACGTTCGGACTCTCCGCGTACACCGCCCTGCTGAACCTCACCGAGGCGGTCCTGCTCGGGCTGTCCGGGCAGGTCGTGGCCCTCAATCCCCGGCGCTCGCCGTTCGACCTGATCGACCTCGGGCTCAACCTCGCCTGGGTCTTCCAGCTGTTGGCGTGGGGCGCACTGGGCGTATACCTGTTGTGGCGCAGCGGCTTTGGCCCGAGCCAGATCGGGCTCGGCAGATTTCGTTGGCGGCCTGACCTGCTCGGCGGTCTCGGCTTGGCCGCGGTGATCGGACTGCCCGGCCTGGCGTTCTATCTGCTGTCACGAATGCTTGGCATGAACGCATCGGTGGAACCCGCTGAGCTCTACGACACGTGGTGGCGCATACCCGTGCTGCTGCTCGTCGCGTTCGCCAACGGGTGGGCCGAAGAAGTGATCGTCGTCGGATTCCTGTTCACCCGGTTTCGACAGCTGCGCATCAGCCCTGCCGCCGCAGTGATCCTCACGAGCGCGCTGCGCGGTCTGTACCACCTGTATCAGGGCTTCGGCGCCGGGCTCGGAAACCTGGCGATGGGACTGGTGTTCGGCTACGTGTATCTGCGGACCGGCCGGCTGTGGCCGTTGATCGTCGCCCACGCTGTGATCGATGCGGTCGCTTTCGTCGGCTACGCCTTGGCGGCAGGTCATCTGAACTGGCTGCAGTAA
- a CDS encoding DUF2470 domain-containing protein, which yields MTEPSTKATPTTAERIRSAFARAGGAMLAVEGLEPAESPVHHLLDDGSFAITVPVDGAVAQLVVSAGQAGVQAVLEMTDYAPLPLREPVRSLVWVRGRLRDVPASEVSALLDLIAAEDPNPALLQVNSGNGDTDRDTRYALLRLEIDSVVVADSTGAESVGLSALLGARPDPFSAMESCWLQHMESAHREVVDRLASRLPVSLRRGRVRPLGLDRYGVQLRVEGDDGDHDVRLPFARPVDDISGLSQAIRVLMGCPFLNGLRARRL from the coding sequence ATGACAGAGCCGAGCACCAAGGCCACGCCGACGACGGCCGAGCGCATCCGCAGCGCCTTCGCGCGCGCCGGCGGCGCAATGCTCGCGGTAGAAGGACTCGAACCCGCTGAGTCTCCGGTGCATCACCTTCTCGACGACGGCTCGTTCGCAATCACCGTCCCGGTGGACGGGGCCGTCGCGCAGCTGGTGGTCTCGGCCGGCCAGGCAGGTGTGCAAGCGGTGCTGGAGATGACCGACTACGCCCCACTGCCGCTGCGCGAGCCGGTGCGGTCGCTGGTGTGGGTCCGCGGGCGACTGCGCGACGTGCCGGCGAGCGAAGTCTCCGCGCTTCTCGACCTCATCGCCGCCGAGGACCCCAACCCCGCACTGCTGCAGGTGAACTCCGGCAACGGCGACACCGACAGAGATACGCGGTACGCGTTGCTGCGTCTGGAGATCGACTCCGTCGTGGTCGCCGATTCGACCGGCGCCGAATCGGTCGGGTTGAGCGCGCTGCTCGGCGCGCGCCCCGACCCCTTCTCCGCGATGGAGTCCTGCTGGCTGCAGCACATGGAATCCGCCCACCGTGAGGTGGTCGACCGGCTGGCCAGCCGCCTGCCCGTGTCGCTGCGCCGCGGGCGCGTCCGTCCTCTGGGTCTGGATCGCTACGGCGTACAACTTCGCGTCGAGGGCGACGACGGCGACCACGATGTCCGGTTGCCGTTCGCCAGGCCGGTCGACGACATCAGTGGGCTCAGCCAGGCGATCCGGGTGCTCATGGGTTGCCCGTTCCTCAACGGCTTGCGCGCGCGCCGTCTTTGA
- the pheA gene encoding prephenate dehydratase, with protein MTRIAYLGPEGTFTEAALRGMVEAQVVPLADFEWFPTASPSAALEMVRSSEAAFACVPIENSIDGSVLPTLDSLATGTPLQIFAEHTLDIAFTIAVRKGVTEPTTIAAFPVARAQVAKWVAKHLPKAEFHPADSNAAAAIDVADGRADAAVTTPLAAQRHGLEVLAEGVVDEANARTRFVLVGPVGPPPKPTDADRTSVVLRLDNVPGALASALAEFAIRDIGLTRIESRPTRTELGTYIFFLDCVGHVDDPPVAEALEALVERCADVRYLGSWPTGEAGPTQPRKGIQ; from the coding sequence GTGACGCGCATCGCCTATCTCGGTCCGGAGGGGACCTTCACCGAGGCGGCCCTGCGGGGCATGGTCGAGGCGCAGGTGGTACCGCTGGCCGATTTCGAATGGTTTCCGACGGCCAGTCCGTCGGCGGCGCTGGAAATGGTGCGGTCGTCAGAAGCCGCCTTCGCCTGCGTGCCCATCGAGAATTCGATCGACGGTTCCGTACTCCCTACGCTCGACAGCCTGGCGACCGGGACGCCGCTGCAGATCTTCGCCGAGCACACCCTCGACATCGCCTTCACGATCGCGGTGCGTAAGGGTGTGACCGAGCCGACGACGATCGCGGCGTTTCCGGTGGCGCGCGCTCAGGTGGCGAAGTGGGTCGCCAAGCATCTCCCCAAAGCCGAGTTCCACCCGGCGGACTCCAACGCCGCAGCAGCCATCGATGTCGCCGACGGCCGCGCCGACGCCGCCGTGACGACCCCGCTCGCGGCGCAGCGCCACGGCCTCGAGGTGCTTGCGGAGGGCGTCGTCGACGAGGCCAACGCGCGCACCCGTTTCGTGTTGGTCGGACCTGTCGGCCCACCGCCGAAGCCCACCGACGCCGATCGGACCTCGGTCGTGTTGCGGTTGGACAACGTTCCAGGAGCGCTGGCGTCGGCGCTGGCGGAGTTCGCGATCCGCGACATCGGCCTGACCAGGATCGAATCCCGGCCCACCCGAACCGAACTGGGCACCTACATCTTCTTTCTCGACTGCGTCGGTCATGTCGACGACCCTCCGGTCGCCGAGGCACTCGAGGCGTTGGTCGAACGTTGTGCCGATGTGCGCTATCTCGGTTCATGGCCGACGGGAGAGGCCGGACCGACGCAACCGCGGAAGGGGATCCAGTGA
- a CDS encoding histidine phosphatase family protein, with translation MSGRLVLVRHGQSHGNVERRLDTRPPGAELTDLGREQARTFARGLAYRPGLIAHSMAVRASQTAREIADELRVDTHQLDGIHEVQVGRLENRSDDAAIEEFNTIYQRWHEGDVDLPLPDGETARQVLARYLPVVTGLRMRYLDDDSFTGDVVMVSHGAAIRLASAVLAGVDGSFALDHHLGNAEAVVLAPITDGRWSCVQWGAKLPPFYPEAGVHPVQDALQSADPMG, from the coding sequence GTGAGTGGACGGCTGGTGCTGGTCCGGCACGGACAGTCGCACGGCAACGTCGAGCGTCGCCTCGATACGAGACCGCCGGGGGCGGAGCTGACCGATCTCGGTCGCGAGCAGGCCCGCACTTTCGCGCGCGGACTCGCGTACCGGCCGGGCCTCATCGCGCACTCGATGGCCGTCCGGGCGTCGCAGACTGCGCGCGAGATCGCCGACGAACTCAGGGTGGACACCCATCAGCTGGACGGCATCCACGAAGTTCAGGTGGGTCGGCTCGAGAACCGCAGCGACGACGCCGCGATCGAGGAGTTCAACACCATCTACCAGCGTTGGCACGAGGGCGATGTGGATCTGCCGCTGCCCGACGGGGAGACAGCGCGGCAGGTGCTGGCCCGGTATCTGCCCGTGGTCACCGGACTGCGGATGCGCTATCTCGACGACGACTCCTTCACCGGTGATGTCGTGATGGTGAGCCACGGCGCGGCGATCCGGTTGGCCTCGGCCGTGCTGGCCGGCGTCGACGGCAGCTTCGCTCTCGACCATCACCTCGGCAACGCCGAGGCCGTCGTGCTGGCCCCCATCACCGATGGCCGCTGGAGCTGCGTGCAGTGGGGAGCGAAGTTGCCCCCGTTCTACCCGGAGGCCGGCGTCCATCCTGTCCAAGACGCTCTGCAGTCGGCCGACCCGATGGGCTGA
- a CDS encoding metallopeptidase family protein, with product MCPQRFDELVSDALDLVPDELAKAMDNVVVLVADRNAEEPELLGLYEGIALTERDSWYAAGSLPDTITIYRGALLDTCDTEAQVVEEVAITVIHEIAHHFGIDDERLHDLGWG from the coding sequence ATGTGCCCGCAACGGTTCGACGAGCTGGTGTCCGACGCACTGGACCTGGTACCCGATGAGCTCGCGAAAGCGATGGACAACGTCGTCGTCCTGGTCGCTGACCGCAACGCCGAGGAACCCGAGCTGCTCGGGCTCTACGAGGGCATCGCCCTGACCGAGCGTGACAGTTGGTACGCGGCGGGGTCGCTTCCCGACACCATCACGATCTACCGTGGGGCGCTGCTCGATACGTGCGACACCGAAGCGCAGGTCGTCGAGGAGGTGGCGATCACGGTCATCCACGAGATCGCGCACCACTTCGGCATCGACGACGAGCGTCTGCACGATCTCGGCTGGGGTTAG
- a CDS encoding septum formation family protein encodes MEQMSDAPTIEYPLESEAVPPPPRAPWWRSLQAASTRRALLLTALGGLLIAGLITAIPQQQGPGSLTASTISLGPRGNETFEHAKAGDCLNWPERTPDEAEIVDCKDEHRFEVAESVDMRTFPGSEYGPDAAPPSPARIQQISQEQCSAAVKNYLGTDFDPNSRFTVSMLWSGDKAWRQSGERRVLCGMQLPGPNNQQIAFKGKVADNDQSKVWPAGTCLGIDPSTNQPTDIPTDCAAPHAMEVTGAVNLAEKFPAGLPPEPEQDAFIKDACTRMTDAYLAPIQLRSTTLTLIYSTISLPTWAAGSHQVSCSIGATLGNGGWSTLLNSAKGPLQINGQPPVPPPDIPEERLNFPPIPMPDEPDESSSSSSSSSQSTTDETDYGNQTQHMPGSPQPTETAAPTTDPAAPGNTFLNAPPPPPGAPAEPPPPPGAPPPPPPPGLPPPPPEPAPAPPPPGLPPTPAPPPVP; translated from the coding sequence ATGGAGCAGATGTCTGACGCACCAACGATAGAGTACCCGCTCGAAAGCGAGGCCGTCCCGCCCCCGCCGCGGGCACCTTGGTGGCGCAGCCTACAGGCCGCGTCGACACGGCGCGCACTGCTGCTGACCGCCCTCGGCGGCCTGCTCATTGCCGGTCTGATCACCGCGATTCCGCAGCAGCAGGGTCCGGGCAGCCTGACGGCCAGCACCATCTCACTGGGCCCGCGCGGCAACGAGACCTTCGAGCACGCCAAGGCCGGTGACTGCCTGAACTGGCCGGAGCGCACGCCTGACGAAGCGGAGATCGTCGACTGCAAGGACGAGCATCGCTTCGAGGTCGCCGAGTCAGTGGATATGCGCACATTCCCCGGCAGCGAGTACGGGCCCGACGCGGCTCCGCCGTCGCCCGCGCGAATCCAGCAGATCAGCCAGGAGCAGTGCTCGGCGGCGGTCAAGAACTACCTCGGCACCGACTTCGATCCGAACAGCCGGTTCACGGTCAGCATGTTGTGGTCCGGCGACAAGGCCTGGCGTCAGTCTGGTGAGCGCCGGGTGCTCTGCGGAATGCAGCTGCCTGGCCCGAACAATCAGCAGATCGCCTTCAAGGGCAAGGTCGCCGACAACGACCAGTCGAAGGTGTGGCCCGCGGGCACCTGCCTCGGCATCGACCCGTCGACCAATCAGCCCACCGACATCCCGACAGACTGCGCCGCACCGCACGCGATGGAGGTCACCGGCGCGGTCAACCTCGCCGAGAAGTTCCCGGCGGGTCTGCCGCCCGAACCGGAGCAGGACGCGTTCATCAAGGACGCGTGCACGCGGATGACGGACGCCTACCTGGCGCCCATCCAGCTGCGCAGCACCACGCTGACGCTGATCTACAGCACGATCTCGCTGCCGACCTGGGCGGCGGGCAGCCACCAGGTGTCGTGCAGCATCGGTGCGACCCTCGGCAACGGCGGCTGGTCCACGCTGCTCAACAGCGCCAAGGGTCCGCTGCAGATCAACGGGCAGCCGCCGGTACCGCCTCCCGACATCCCCGAGGAACGGCTGAACTTCCCGCCGATCCCGATGCCCGACGAGCCCGACGAGTCCTCCTCCTCGTCGTCGTCTTCGTCGCAGTCGACAACCGACGAGACCGACTACGGCAATCAGACCCAACACATGCCCGGCTCACCGCAGCCCACCGAGACCGCCGCACCGACCACTGATCCGGCCGCACCGGGCAACACCTTCCTCAATGCGCCCCCGCCGCCACCGGGCGCACCCGCTGAGCCACCCCCACCGCCGGGTGCGCCGCCGCCACCGCCCCCGCCCGGGTTGCCTCCGCCGCCACCGGAGCCCGCCCCGGCGCCGCCGCCACCCGGCCTGCCCCCGACACCTGCGCCACCCCCGGTGCCGTAA
- the serS gene encoding serine--tRNA ligase: MIDLKLLRENPDTVRASQRARGEDPALVDALLDADAARRSAVSAADNLRAEQKAESKKVGKASPDERPALLAAAKALAEKVKAAEAEQSETDAAFTRAHMALSNVIIDGVPAGGEDDFVVLDTVGEPRAIDRPKDHVELGESLGLIDLERGAKVSGSRFYFLTGAGAFLQLGLLQLAARLAQENGFTLMIPPVLVRPEVMAGTGFLGAHAEEVYHLAADDLYLVGTSEVALAGYHSDEILDLSNGPLRYAGWSSCFRREAGSHGKDTRGIIRVHQFDKVEGFIYCKPEDAETEHQRLLGWERQMLANIDVPYRVIDIAAGDLGSSAARKFDCEAWIPTQNTYRELTSTSNCTTFQARRLAVRYRDENGKPQTAATLNGTLATTRWLVAILENHQQPDGSVRVPEALVPFVGTELLEPKA, from the coding sequence GTGATCGACCTGAAGCTGCTACGCGAAAACCCGGATACGGTGCGCGCATCGCAACGCGCGCGCGGGGAGGACCCCGCCCTCGTCGACGCGCTGCTGGACGCCGACGCCGCGCGACGGTCGGCGGTGTCGGCCGCCGACAATCTGCGGGCCGAGCAGAAGGCCGAGAGCAAGAAGGTGGGCAAGGCGTCCCCGGACGAGCGGCCCGCACTGCTGGCCGCGGCGAAGGCGCTCGCAGAGAAGGTCAAGGCGGCAGAGGCCGAGCAGAGCGAGACCGACGCAGCGTTCACCAGAGCGCACATGGCCCTGTCCAATGTGATCATCGACGGCGTTCCCGCCGGCGGCGAGGACGACTTCGTCGTGCTCGACACCGTCGGTGAACCCCGCGCCATCGACCGTCCGAAGGATCATGTCGAACTCGGCGAATCGCTGGGGCTCATCGACCTGGAGCGCGGCGCCAAGGTGTCCGGTTCGCGGTTCTACTTCCTCACCGGCGCGGGGGCGTTCCTGCAACTCGGGCTGTTGCAGCTCGCGGCGCGGCTGGCCCAGGAGAACGGCTTCACCTTGATGATCCCGCCGGTGCTGGTGCGCCCGGAAGTCATGGCGGGCACCGGTTTTCTCGGTGCGCACGCCGAGGAGGTCTACCATCTCGCCGCCGACGACCTCTATCTGGTCGGTACATCGGAGGTGGCTCTGGCCGGCTACCACTCCGACGAGATTCTCGACCTCTCAAACGGGCCGCTGCGCTACGCCGGGTGGTCGTCGTGCTTTCGCCGCGAGGCCGGTAGCCACGGCAAGGACACCCGCGGCATCATTCGCGTGCATCAGTTCGACAAGGTCGAGGGCTTCATCTACTGCAAGCCCGAGGACGCCGAGACCGAACACCAGCGGCTGCTCGGATGGGAACGGCAGATGCTCGCCAACATCGACGTCCCCTACCGCGTAATCGACATCGCCGCAGGAGATTTGGGATCATCGGCCGCCCGCAAGTTCGACTGTGAGGCGTGGATCCCGACGCAAAACACTTATCGCGAACTGACCTCGACCTCGAATTGCACGACGTTTCAAGCCAGGCGGCTGGCGGTGCGCTACCGCGACGAGAACGGCAAGCCGCAGACCGCGGCCACCCTCAACGGCACACTGGCGACCACGCGGTGGTTGGTGGCCATCCTCGAGAACCACCAGCAGCCCGACGGCAGCGTGCGGGTGCCGGAAGCCTTGGTGCCCTTCGTCGGAACCGAACTGCTCGAGCCCAAGGCCTAG